The Huiozyma naganishii CBS 8797 chromosome 3, complete genome genome contains a region encoding:
- the KNAG0C06610 gene encoding uncharacterized protein (ancestral locus Anc_5.704), with translation MITTVRKHLVDFCGERISVEIDKDGSKYTKFALLSEPCPQECAPPQLFTRENLIVLDSVHSGTGRTSGNDITVNVIEPVLRRLHARYQVVKSQNSKSVAEFGNQLDPTQSYTILFVSGDTSVSEFFNGVGAGVPSPRSSLTILPIAMGTGNALANSLNLNCPVEAFASFLRGELVTAEFPLYRAILPDGETSVVFFIVLSLGFHANLLHAAENEKYKSMGVERFQEASGDILQNYKLQEQITLDKQGVAGSYAYFALVNVPNLEASYIPSPQSDPFKHELHLLAYSSSLNRKQLLERIMAGYKNRRGDELTADPYTTYKRISEGFEIKLQNKQEGPNDPAFELCLDGQLYNLLQYKSDQHQEELTIQVELIDSALGSFDILVMGKH, from the coding sequence ATGAtcaccacagtgagaaagCATCTTGTGGACTTCTGCGGCGAGCGCATCTCTGTAGAGATAGACAAGGATGGGTCCAAGTACACTAAGTTTGCGCTTTTGTCAGAGCCGTGCCCACAGGAATGTGCTCCTCCGCAGTTGTTCACCCGAGAGAACTTGATCGTGCTGGACTCGGTCCACTCTGGGACAGGTAGGACCTCGGGGAACGATATCACTGTAAATGTCATAGAACCCGTGCTGCGCCGGCTGCACGCCAGGTACCAGGTGGTTAAGTCGCAGAACAGCAAGTCTGTAGCTGAGTTTGGCAATCAGCTGGATCCAACGCAATCGTACACCATCCTCTTTGTCTCAGGGGACACAAGCGTATCGGAGTTTTTCAACGGGGTTGGGGCGGGGGTCCCATCCCCCAGATCGTCACTTACCATCCTACCCATCGCTATGGGGACGGGCAACGCCCTGGCGAATAGCCTGAACCTCAACTGTCCAGTGGAAGCGTTTGCTAGTTTTCTGAGGGGTGAGCTGGTCACGGCAGAGTTCCCCCTGTACAGAGCAATCCTCCCAGATGGAGAGACCTccgtcgtcttcttcatAGTCCTGTCGCTAGGGTTCCACGCAAATCTTCTCCATGCCGCGGAGAACGAGAAGTACAAGTCCATGGGCGTGGAAAGATTCCAAGAAGCCTCGGGGGACATCCTACAGAACTACAAACTGCAGGAACAGATCACACTGGATAAGCAGGGAGTCGCTGGATCCTACGCTTACTTCGCGCTCGTCAACGTACCCAACCTCGAGGCGAGTTACATCCCATCCCCTCAATCAGACCCCTTCAAGCACGAACTGCACTTGCTGGCCTACTCATCGAGCCTCAATCGTAAACAACTACTGGAGAGAATCATGGCAGGGTATAAGAACCGTCGCGGCGATGAGTTGACCGCGGATCCTTACACTACGTACAAGCGAATCTCAGAGGGGTTCGAAATCAAGTTGCAGAATAAACAAGAAGGCCCAAACGATCCTGCTTTTGAACTGTGCCTTGATGGCCAGCTATATAATCTGCTACAGTATAAGTCAGACCAACATCAAGAGGAGTTGACCATACAAGTCGAGCTTATTGACTCAGCTTTGGGCTCTTTTGATATATTGGTCATGGGAAAgcactga
- the PCC1 gene encoding chromatin DNA-binding EKC/KEOPS complex subunit PCC1 (similar to Saccharomyces cerevisiae PCC1 (YKR095W-A); ancestral locus Anc_5.705), which yields MTTKTARPAALDHTLTLNVPFETPRQALIASQVLQPDPILKPQDFAVSYAAQGPCLEARFCGRDARVLRVGVSSVIDSLKTIIESLDELDQTGPSSTEASM from the exons ATGACAACCAAGACGGCGAGACCCGCAGCACTCGACCACACCTT AACACTGAATGTGCCCTTCGAGACGCCGCGCCAGGCGCTGATCGCGTCGCAGGTGTTGCAACCGGACCCGATCCTGAAACCACAGGACTTCGCTGTGTCGTACGCGGCGCAGGGCCCGTGCCTCGAGGCGAGGTTCTGCGGCAGGGACGCCCGCGTGCTCCGCGTCGGCGTCAGCAGTGTCATCGACAGCCTCAAGACCATCATCGAGTCCCTCGACGAGCTGGACCAGACGGGACCCTCAAGCACCGAGGCAAGTATGTAA